CTGTATGTTCTGGAAAATAtccagcagatttttttttaaaaagggctcAAACACCTTATACTCCGATGACATTGGACGGGGTGACATTGTCTGAAAAAGTAAATGAGCTCACCGGTCACATGTTGCTGGGATGTGCCTTTGAAACCAGCTGAGTCGCATTGGGGCTCACGCAAGACTAAATTTCCTTTTGTGTTTGGAGGCTTCACTTCACACATTTCATTCTTTAAATAACAGAACTTCTGGACTCactctttgtaaaaaaaacattgcaatgcAAGAGGGGGGGGaatgtttaatttcacatttgctttatttgttttccaaattTCATGCCTGTTTATATCAGTTTGTCATCAATGATATGGTAAATAATACACTGTTCTCAGctgtccattttaaaatggatccGCATATGTACTGCATGCGTTCTGACATGATGCTATGTTGGTGCTATGCCATCAAACATGGCTCCAAAGCTTGGAGTGGATCGGAGATTGAGATGTAGCTCCACATGATGGAGATGAATATTACGTATAAATTAGGCAAAATGACAAACAGGCTTCCCTGTATGATAATTTGTAAGAGAAGGCCCATGAAAatacaatgatgatgatgatgatgatgatgatgatgatgaatccGATGAGCTACTCCTATCCTGCAGGCTCATGTAGTGATGTCTAGCCATACCTAATTTATTCCACTAAAACTGACTCTAACCATGCAATTCAGCTTAAAGGAATTCAATACTAAGAAAAGTCTTCCCgagagtttttttgtttgttttgttttgcataatacagtatatgttcGCAGCAGTGGTTTTTACGACTTTGAAAACACCCcggtttttgtcttttctttggTTGCTATTTGTCCTTCTGTGAGATTAAATGTGATGCCGGTCTCCGGGGCAACGGCATGgactcattttgaaaaatgggtAAGGAGCCGAAAGATTTGATCTGTGTGGGACAACGCCGGTGTAACCTTGAGCAAGGAGCTTATCCCGAATTACTCGGTAAAGGTTAATTCGCCCTGAGCACCTTGATTTACTGTGAACTAAATTATTCACACTTACTGTGAACCGTTAACTTCAATGCACCGAATGTGTACTGCCAACCATTGACTTCTACAAAAAAGGATGTTTCTGGAATGAATCATAAAACAgttgtaattacattattttttcgCTAATCCCTGTAGTGCCCTGCTTGTAAAGATACCACGGCAGCATACTGCAGCATAACATGTGACATGATAAAGACAATTCTTTTGCaatgcacgtatacacacacacgcgcgcgcttGAACCAGCGCTAACGTAAACATGAAAGAGGTTCGTTTAAAGCGATTTCCTCTGATGAAAacgtaagaaaaaaaaagaaggcaaatGTTTGATATTCAGAGCGAGTCTGTGCCTCTGGTTTGCTCTCACTGCTTTCCAATAGCCAGGTCCTACCATGACGAGCATTAAAAGCCACTCGGGGGAACAGAGGAGCCCGTACGAAAGTGGCCGTGCGCATCGCGAAGCTTAATagcttcctgtttctcctcaTTTGCACGTCATCTTATCAACATCGAGGCCTAGTaaatggagggggggaaaaaaagaaataacacaaTATCTTCACATTAGGTTGTAGGCAGCACCTTCACCAGAAAGCCAACGGATCTGAAATACTGCGCGTGGTTCCTCTACGGGAGAAGCTATGcacatgaaaacataaaaaatagatatttttaaattaacatttcaacTATTGcacagccttaaaaaaaaaaaaaaaaagtttaaacatATACTATTATgtacatttaatgttttaaggACATTTTCAAGGGAAAAGTAACAACAAGATGATCTTCTCATGTAAACCCACAACTTTGAAAACctgagaggaagtgagaggagACTTTTAACCCTGGACTGAGGAATTCACCCGAACTGAAATTAAAGAAGGTTATTAagccaaaaatgcaaaaaataaataaatagtaaatacatttaaataaatcagttttgTAATGAGCTCATAGCCTTGGGCATTAAAACAAATCTTTTAAAAGCTGAATGAAGGAAGCAcgtaacatttaaaatgtaaaactccCTTAACATGTAATAGTTTCCTAAGAATTATTTTGTCACCCAGTGCAGTAGCCTCTGGTTTAGCTGAAGGCCTGCTGATGAGATAAAGAGAAACAAAACCAACAGGAAACAAATCTAGCTCACTGTGGGCATCTAATCCTGATTGGTTCACCGCTGTAGTATGTGCCGTACTTGTCTGTCAAGCATGTTATCaacagcatttttattatttatttttttaatcagcagGGTCTTCAATCTTAATAACAGTACGGTGACAGATACACCTGAATTAAATAGTTCAATGTGTAGTTGAACTTAAATATATGTGCGAATAAAAACATTCAAGGTACATTTGATTTCCTTTGCAATAACTGCATGTATGCTTGAAAGAATAATTCAGTGAGATCAGTTATCTCTCACCATTGATCACTGATCACCTGCTGTAcaaacctttattttattttttaagagagACACGTGCGTTGTCTGACTTGTCCTGAGTGTAAACCGCACATATCCATTCTTTCGATGGCACTGATCAACACTAGCCCAGACTGCAATAACATACCCAGGGTTAATTCACATTTGAAGTACTGAGGTaaacgtttttttgtttgttcgttttgtTGTAAagttaataatttaaaaagagatAAAGCACATAACACGTTAACATCAGGGACATTCAGTTTTTTGCACGCGTCGGCACCGTCTCCAGGGCTATCTCCGGGCCGTCGATCTCGGAGCTCTTCTTCCCGCGGACGACGACCCTCACGGCCTTCTTCTCGACGGGACGGCGGGCTTTCGGGTGCCGTCCCGGCCCGGCGGAGGCGCCTTCCGGGAGGGAGAGCTGCACGGCGTTCACGTCCAGCCGGCAGCCTCCGGGGTAGTTCCTGAAACACTGGAAGGCGTCGCCGCACCTCTCGCCGGCGCAGCTGGAGCACCGGGGCCCCGGGGGCGCCGACGCCGAGCTGGACCCGCTCCTCCTCTTCAGGGGCCCGGGGCCCGCCTCCGCGGGGGTCCTGTGGCCCCGCGTCCGCAGCCCGCCGAGGCGCAGGCAGCGGCCCAAACACGCCTCCCGCAGGGTCCCGACGTCCCTGCGCACCGTGTGCCTGAAGTTGGGCTTGAGCAGCAGGTAGACGATGGGGTTGTAGAGGGTGGAGGACTTGGCGAAGACGGCGGGCACGGCGAAGGCCAGCGGCGGAATGCTCTCGATGCGGCCGAAGGAGGCCCACATGGACACCAGCGCGTACGGGCTCCACGCCGCGAAGAAGCCGATGCACACGGCCACGCTGAGCTTGAAGAGCGCAggaaggaagcagagagagagagagagagcgcgagcgcGTGATTACCAACAACGCTATCGCCTTTAGCCTCTCAAGGCGTGAGATCACAATGTGTCTGATTAGAGCGTTCTAGAGTGTTCTAGAGTATCTAGTGTCATCTTGCCAACCATTCCAAGAACCAAGCTTGTCTCTGGTAAGGTTTTTTGTCGGCACTTTTAccaaatattgtaaaaaaaaaattcaaaaaattatgataaaataaactatattcCAAACATCAGGACTGtttacattcaaaatgttaCTTTGCACACCATTTCATCGCATAATCAGCATGCAAAGGGTGGGGTAGTCCTTTTTCGGGGGCTAGGCGGACGTAGAGCAGAGTGTCTCAAACCGACATCTCTttcacccccctctcctcttcttttaCACCGGATACGCAGAACTGAGGCCTTCATCAATCAAAGACAGGCCCGTACGTACACTCAGGGACTCGAGGGGAACATGCTTTTAGAAAAGCACCCAGCCGCGACAATCAACACCGCGAGCCCGCCAAGATACTGTTAGTGAGTGCAGGCTGCCCCGTCGAACGACCCTccaggcgaggggggggggggggcaggggcggaggggggcgaATGACGGAATGGTGTTGAGCTGAAGTGTGCTGCACTCAGCACGCTGTACAGAAAGTTGATTGTTCCCAGCAGGGCATCGCCCAAATTGGATTAATAATCACGGAGGCCTGTGCCAGTGGTCGGGCTGACACCCCGATCTGGATCTAGGCCTTCATCAGCAAGAGTGCTATTAGGGTCCGTTccacactacccccccccccccccccgcccaccctcccccccccctcggggaAGAACAGCCCCCAGGGGGAGAATGATGAAGTTATGCCTCGGCGTCTGTGTTTCCTACCATGGGAGTTAATCACATTATTTGCAGAATCGATCTGTGCAACCTCTCACTTATTTCCAATAAGACCTAACCGATCACGTTTCTCCCGGGCACAGCATTATCTCAATGAGGAAAGGATCGCTGATACGAGGTATTGTTCAAATGCTACCCTTCAGCAGTGCTACTTCCACAGTGTGCAATGTCATGCAATGAGAGAATATATACCTGCACAGTATTCTAGATAAGATGTTTATGTCTGccaagaaatacatttaatgttCCACCATAAATTATGTCACAGTCAGAATACTTGAATATTCAGGTTGACACTGGAACATTAGTGTCTGTGTAAAtggagtcatttttttttctaaatacaaACTGTgtagagagaaggagggattTAATCCGGTAGCTAGTGGGACATACGGCGTCAACATTCACACTCTTATATTTTCACACCAATCATCACGCTGAGATGTATATCCATCACACTCCCCAACGTCCCCCATAGCTTTACAGTTCATTCCTCTAGGGTCAGCCACTGTACATGTGCGTCCTGTCCAAAGCAGGATGTCTGCCGTGGTCTCCTTACTCATTAGGATTCTGGAAGGTGGACCGCGTTCCTTCTGTGCAGTCTCCTCCCCACACCTCAAAGGCAGAACCCTAACGCAACCACGCCCTAGCAATCAAGGTCTTcattttcggggggggggttaacagcCCTCAAAGGCTGTAAACCTGCCAGCTGTTTCAGCACACAGACcttcttcctgttctttttctgaGAGATGGGAATCTACAGGGGGGGGCAACCGGATATCATCTCAGGATCGATCTTTGGGAATAGCCGTTAAAGGGCGGTCCAGAGAGATTCAGGAGAGCTCATTACAAAGGGTGAAGGGTTTCCCCCCCAGTGTCCTGGTCCAATTCCCGGCCAGGTTCTCTGAACTCACTGCACAGTTTAACTCAGTTAAtatagtgtaatgtagtgtaattggcagggctgggcagccccgCTGCAGCTGGCTGGGCGGCTCACCTTGACGATGATGGTCTGGACGCCGCTCGTGTGCGTCTGGGCGGAGACGTGGCGCTCCACGGCCCTGCGGGACCCGCGCACGGTGACCAGGATCTGGGCGTAGGAGGACAGGATGACGCCGCAGGGCAGGACGTagcagaagaggaagagcaCCGCGGTGTAGGAGCGGGCGGCCGCCTGCGTGTTGGCGGACGTCCAGTCGATGCAGCAGGCCGTGCCGTACGGCTCGGGGCCGTACTCGCCCCAGTGGGCCAGCGGCGAGCAGGCGAACACCAGCGCGTACGCCCAGGTGCAGGCGATCATCAGCCGGCCGTGGTCTGGGTTGAACCGGTTCCCtatttataagaaaaaaaaaacgcgtaCGAAATTAAAACAGGCGCGAATCCGCGATAGCTGCGACCGCGCACGCATGCGCATGCGTCCATGCAACAGTGGCCACATAGCTGGTTGATAGCAGGTGGTCTGCCGCTAAGCTGGGCTGCTAGCGAACGGTTGCCGGGAGACAattgtgtagtataatggcggcagtgtagcataacggcgaaggagttggtcttgtaacctgaaggtcgcaggttcgattccccgggaggacactgccgttgtacccttgagcaaggtacttaacctgcattgctccagtatatatccagctgtataattggatacaatgtaagtcgctctggataagagcatccgctaaatgcctgcaaaCTAAACAAGTCAAGACAAGAATCAGCTGTTAAACTCTTGCAGGTGTCTTTGCtgaacagacctgggtcaaatacgtagtttgtttcggattcaaataattttctgtgctctattgatctctTGTCACATCCGATTTTTCCATAAAGATCTTATTTTGATTACTGGGAGATCTAATTCTGCCTGTCCTCCTGTGACCACTcaatcatttccattttaaccTCATTAAAGCAACCTCCATGTAAGCACTTTCTGGTTCAATGGGAGGTTGCCCTCGATTGCTTGTAAATATGTTGTTTCTTTCCATACACACTTGCCCAGTCTACACATTTTCTACAGATCAGATTTAGCGGTAAATATAATACTTTGTAACATGCTGTGCAAGACAACTGTAAAGAACAATTCTTAGAGCGCTTACCATACAAAGGATAACAGACTTTCAGACAGCATACAGTGCTCAGTACAGTCAGAGTCGTCAGACTACAAATCCCAAACAGCACTCCGCAGAAAGCATAGATCAAGCACATGGTTTTTCCGTACAGCCACCTACAAAACAAAGAGCATCATGGTTGGTTTACTGAGAGACACAAAGACACTAGAAAAACCATAACACGCAAAATTCAAGCATGTGGGTGTGGTCACTCATATTTTCCCCGGCTGAATAATCGCCAAAACGTGTCCAACGGTCAACTTCTCTTTATACTTGAAACAGTCTGAAAGCGATAAaatcctgtaaaataaaataaatagataaaataaataaaacccacaCACGGAAATTCCTCTACTGCTCCAGTGCAGTGTGGttttctgttcctggagatgataccgtcctgtaggttttcactccaaccctaacaaagcacaactcCTTCAACGGCAGgcgatctcactgagctgctaattagcagaatcaagggtacaaaattatttttgtttaaaatgaaagcctacaCGACAGCAGATTTCCAGGAACGGGATTGGTGGAGCGAAAAACGCTGCTCTGACGTGACCTGTgagccgggcggggcgggccggAGTTACCTGTGGTATATGCTGGACATTATTGCCAGAGGATACAGGGACAGGGTCATGCCCAGGTCGCTGATGGCCAGGTTGATGATGAAGAACTCGGCGGGTTTCAGAAGGTGCTTCTTCTTGTAGGAGACGTACAGCAGCACGCTGTTTCCGCACA
This is a stretch of genomic DNA from Anguilla rostrata isolate EN2019 chromosome 4, ASM1855537v3, whole genome shotgun sequence. It encodes these proteins:
- the opn7a gene encoding opsin 7, group member a isoform X2, which gives rise to MGRLADNTTFHSNIPEAADIVVAIVYSIFGVCSLCGNSVLLYVSYKKKHLLKPAEFFIINLAISDLGMTLSLYPLAIMSSIYHRWLYGKTMCLIYAFCGVLFGICSLTTLTVLSTVCCLKVCYPLYGNRFNPDHGRLMIACTWAYALVFACSPLAHWGEYGPEPYGTACCIDWTSANTQAAARSYTAVLFLFCYVLPCGVILSSYAQILVTVRGSRRAVERHVSAQTHTSGVQTIIVKLSVAVCIGFFAAWSPYALVSMWASFGRIESIPPLAFAVPAVFAKSSTLYNPIVYLLLKPNFRHTVRRDVGTLREACLGRCLRLGGLRTRGHRTPAEAGPGPLKRRSGSSSASAPPGPRCSSCAGERCGDAFQCFRNYPGGCRLDVNAVQLSLPEGASAGPGRHPKARRPVEKKAVRVVVRGKKSSEIDGPEIALETVPTRAKN
- the opn7a gene encoding opsin 7, group member a isoform X3, yielding MCLIYAFCGVLFGICSLTTLTVLSTVCCLKVCYPLYGNRFNPDHGRLMIACTWAYALVFACSPLAHWGEYGPEPYGTACCIDWTSANTQAAARSYTAVLFLFCYVLPCGVILSSYAQILVTVRGSRRAVERHVSAQTHTSGVQTIIVKRGRVHRLLRGVEPVRAGVHVGLLRPHREHSAAGLRRARRLRQVLHPLQPHRLPAAQAQLQAHGAQGRRDPAGGVFGPLPAPRRAADAGPQDPRGGGPRAPEEEERVQLGVGAPGAPVLQLRRREVRRRLPVFQELPRRLPAGRERRAALPPGRRLRRAGTAPESPPSRREEGREGRRPREEELRDRRPGDSPGDGADACKKLNVPDVNVLCALSLFKLLTLQQNEQTKKRLPQYFKCELTLGMLLQSGLVLISAIERMDMCGLHSGQVRQRTCLS
- the opn7a gene encoding opsin 7, group member a isoform X1; protein product: MGRLADNTTFHSNIPEAADIVVAIVYSIFGVCSLCGNSVLLYVSYKKKHLLKPAEFFIINLAISDLGMTLSLYPLAIMSSIYHRWLYGKTMCLIYAFCGVLFGICSLTTLTVLSTVCCLKVCYPLYGNRFNPDHGRLMIACTWAYALVFACSPLAHWGEYGPEPYGTACCIDWTSANTQAAARSYTAVLFLFCYVLPCGVILSSYAQILVTVRGSRRAVERHVSAQTHTSGVQTIIVKRGRVHRLLRGVEPVRAGVHVGLLRPHREHSAAGLRRARRLRQVLHPLQPHRLPAAQAQLQAHGAQGRRDPAGGVFGPLPAPRRAADAGPQDPRGGGPRAPEEEERVQLGVGAPGAPVLQLRRREVRRRLPVFQELPRRLPAGRERRAALPPGRRLRRAGTAPESPPSRREEGREGRRPREEELRDRRPGDSPGDGADACKKLNVPDVNVLCALSLFKLLTLQQNEQTKKRLPQYFKCELTLGMLLQSGLVLISAIERMDMCGLHSGQVRQRTCLS